ACCTGACGTTCGACGTGAAGAACGACGGCCAGCAGGTCACCGAGTTCTACCTCCTGGCCGAGGACGGCCTGCGGATCGTGGGTGAGGTCGAGAACATCGGCCCCGGCCTGTCCCGCAAGCTCGTGGTGACCGCTCCCGAGGGCAAGTACCTCACCGCCTGCAAGCCCGGCATGCAGGGCGAGGGCATCCGCGCGGCCTTCACCGTCGAGGCCTCCGGCACCACGGCGTCCGTCGACTCGGACACCAAGGCGCTCCTGGACACCGCCACCAAGCAGTACGTCTCCTACGTCAAGGACCAGACCGAGCAGCTGCTCACCGGCACCAAGGCCTTCGCCGCCGCCTACGCCTCCGGTGACGCCGCGAAGGCCCGCAGCCTCTACGCCTCGGTGCGCATGCACTGGGAGCGCATCGAGCCCGTGGCCGAGTCGTTCGGCGACCTCGACCCCAGCCTCGACCTCCGCGAGGCCGACCTGGAGAAGGGCCAGCAGTGGACCGGCTGGCACAAGGCCGAGAAGGACCTCTTCCCGCCGAAGGGCTACACCGCGCTGACCGCAGCCGAACGCCAGAAGCTGTCCCAGAAGCTCGTGACGGACACCCAGACGCTGTTCGAGCGGACCCGCACGCTGACCCTGACCCCGGACAAGCTCGGCAACGGCGCCAAGGAGCTCCTGGACGAGGTGGCCACCGGCAAGGTGACCGGCGAAGAGGAGATCTGGTCCCACACCGACCTCTGGGACTTCCAGGCCAACGTCGACGGCGCGCGCATCGCCTACCAGAACCTCCGCCCCGTGGTGGCCCTCAAGAAGCCCGAACTGGCCAAGACCCTGGACCAGCGGTTCGCGGCCCTGCAGACCGAGCTGGACAAGTACAAGGTCGGCGACGGCTTCAAGTACTACAACGAGCTGACCCCCGACCAAGTCAAGCAGCTCGCCGCCCTGGTGGACGCCCTCGGCGAGCCGCTCGGCCAGCTGACCGCCGCGGTGGTCCTCTGACCATGCCCGAGCAGGACAGCACCCCGGTTCCGCCCGCCGCCTCCCAGGAGACCACCTCCCAGGAGACGGCGGGCGTTCCGTCGTCTTCCGGTCCGCGGGTCAGCAGGCGCGGGCTCCTCACCACCGCCTCGCTGGTCGGCGCGGGGGCCATCGGAGCCGCCGCGAGCTACGCCGTCACGCGGCCCTCCGGCGCCGACGCGCAGCCGGCGGCGACCGCCGTCGTGCCCTTCCATGGGGAGCATCAGGCCGGGATCGTGACGCCGGTCCAGGACCGTCTGCACATCGCCGCCTTCGACGTCACCGCCACGAGCCGCGACGACGTCATCGGCCTCCTGAAGGACTGGACCGCCGCCGCGGAGGCGATGGCCGCAGGGCGTGAGGCCGGCGAAGGCGGCGCCGTGGGCGGCGACTACGAGGCCCCGCCGTCGGACACCGGCGAGGCCATGGGCCTCTCCGCGTCGAACCTGACCATCACCTTCGGTTTCGGCCGCTCCTTCTTCGTGACCGACGACGGCGCGCCGCGCTTCGGTCTGTCCGGCCGCCTTCCGGAGGCGCTCATCGAGCTCCCGCACTTCCCGGGTGATCAGCTGGAACCTCAGCGCACGGGCGGGGATCTGGTCATCCAGGCGTGTGCCGATGACCCGCAAGTGGCCGTCCACGCGATCCGCAACCTGTCCCGCATCGCTTTCGGCCGGGCCCGGCTGCGCTGGTCCCAGCTGGGCTTCGGCCGGACATCCTCCACATCCACCAGCCAGCAGACGCCCCGCAACCTCTTCGGCTTCAAGGACGGCACCGCCAACCTCAAGGCGGAGGAACCCGAGCAGCTGTCCGAGAACGTCTGGGTGGCGCCCGGGGGCAAGCCCGGCGAGCAGTGGATGGCCGGCGGCAGCTACCTGGTGGCGCGACGGATCCGCATGCACATCGAAGTCTGGGACCGGACGTCGCTCGGCGAACAGGAAGCCGTGATCGGACGGACCAAGTCCACCGGCGCACCGCTCTCCGGCGGCCAGGAGTTCACCGAGCCGAACTTCGAGGCCAAGGGGCGTGGCGACGCTCCCCTGATCGCCATGGATTCCCATGTCAGGCTGGCGCACGCGGCCACGAACAAGGGCGTGAAGATGCTGCGCCGCGGCTTCAACTTCACGGACGGCAATGACTCCCTGGGCCGGCTGGACGCGGGCCTGTTCTTCATCGCCTTCGTCCGGGATCCCCGCACGCAGTTCGTCCCCATGCAGAACCGCCTGGCATCCAGGGACCGGTTGAGCGTCGAGTACCTCAAGCACACGGGCTCCGGCCTGTTCGCCGTGCCGCCGGGGATCAAGCCGGGCGAATACGTGGGTCAGGGGCTGTTCTCCTAGGATTCACCGCCGCGAGAAGCCAGTTGAGCACAGTCCCGGAGTCCGGAACTGTGCTCAACTGGCTTCTCGCGAGACGGCGGAGGGTTCAGCGACCCGCCATGCGCTCCAGACGGGCGATGCGCTCCTTCATCGGCGGGTGCGTGGCGAACAGCTTGGCCACATTGGCGCCGCGGAACGGGTTGGCGATCATGAGGTGCGAGGTGTTCACGAGCGTCTGCTCCGCCGGCAAGGGGTATTGGCTGACGCCGCGCTCGATCTTACTCAGGGCCGAGGCGAGCGCCAGCGGGTCGCCCGTGAGCTTCGCGCCGTCCTCGTCGGCGTCGTACTCCCGGGTCCGCGAGATCGCCATCTGAATGAGGGACGCGGCGAAGGGCGCCAGGAGCGCCATGGCGATCGCGGCGAGCGGGTTCATGTTCCGTTCGCCGTCGCGGCTGCCGCCACCGAAGAACATCATGAACTGTGCCACCGAGGTGATGACGCCGGCCACGGCCGCGGCGACTGAGGACGTCAGGATGTCGCGGTTGTAGACATGCATGAGTTCATGACCCAGCACGCCCCGCAACTCGCGGTCGTTCAGCAGCTGCACGATGCCGTGGGTGACACAGACCGCGGCGTGCTTCGGGTTACGGCCGGTGGCGAAAGCGTTAGGCGTCATGGTGGGTGAGATGTAGATCCGCGGCATGGGCTGCCCGGCCGTCTGGGACAGTTCCCGCACCACGCGGTACAGCTCGGGAGCCTGAGCTTCGGGGATCTCCACGGCCTGCATGGAGCGGATCGCGATCTTGTCGCTGTTCCAGTAGCTGTAGAAGGTGGTGGCCACGCCGATCAGCGCCATGATCCAGATCGGGGCGGCGCTGCGCGTCCAGAACCCGATCAGCGCACCGAGCCCCAGCAGCACCGCCCAGAGCACTCCGAAGAGCGCTGCGGTCTTCAGGCCGTTGTGATGTTGGTGCACGGGTGGCTCCTCACTCGCGAAAGCCCCGGATGCGTCCGGGTGGGCGGCTGGTCTCTTCCATTCTCCAGCGTCTCTCTTCTCCAACGTGCACTCAGGGCACCGGGTTCCGCGCGTCGTAGGCCAGGAATCCGCGCTGGGCCCGGGAGACGGCCCACGTGACCACGATGCACACCAGCCCGCCGACCAGGAGGACCCAGCCTTCACGGAACCAGGTGGTGGCGCCGCCGGCCAGCATGTCGCCGAGTCTCGGCCCGCCGGCCACCACCACGATGAAGACACCCTGGAGACGGCCCCGGAACTCGTCCGGCGTGGCCGCCTGAAGGATCGTGCTGCGGAAGACGGCGCTGATGGAGTCCGCGACCCCGGCCGCGGCGCAGCAGAGCGCCGCGGGCAGCAACCAGACCGTGACGCCCTGGCGGCCGCCGTCGCCGGCCAGGACGACCATGAGACCGAAGGCGCCCAGGCTCGCACCCCACGCCATGATGGAGAAGACCACCGCGGCCCCCTGTTTCCGCACGTGGTTGAGGGGACCGCTGAACAGACCCGCCAGGAAGGCGCCCAGCGCGAACGCCGCGAGGAGGATGCCCACCGTGGTCTCCCCGCCGCCGAGCATCACGGCGCCGATGGCCGGAAGCAGCGCGCGGGGCTGGCACGAGATCATCGCGATGAGGTCCAGGATGAACGTCATGCGCACATTGGGGCGGGTGCCGAGGAAGCGGAAGCCTTCCAGGACGCTCGCCACCCCGACCGTACGGGGCGCGCCCTCGGGCGGCATGGCAGGCAGCCGCAACAGGGCCCACATGACGACGAAGTAGCTGATCGCGTCGAGGGTGTAGGTCCATTCGAACCCGAGCGACGCCACGAGGAAGCCGCCCAGGAGAGGCCCCACCATGGTGGAGAGACCGAAGGTGATCATGTTGAGGGCGTTCGCCGAGGCGAGCAGCTCGGGGCGCACCAGCAGCGGGATCATGGCGGAGCGGGCCGGGGCGTTGATGCCGAGCGCGGCGCTCTGCACGGCCGCGAGCGCGAACAGCAGCCAGACGTTCTCCAGGTGCAGCCAGGCCTGCACGGCCAGCCCCAGCGCGCTCAGCCAGAGAGCCGCAGAGGCGACGATCGCGACCGTCCGGCGGTCGTACACGTCCGCGACCGAGCCGCCGAACAGCCCGGCGATCACGAGCGGGACCAGGGCGAACACGCTCAGCAGCCCCACATAGGAGCTCTCCTGGGTGATCTTGTAGACCTCGAGGCTGAGCGCCACCACGGTGAGCTGGCTTCCGGCGTTGGAGACGGCGGTCCCGATCCAGAGGCGCTTGAAGGCGGGACTCTCCCGCAGGGGCGTCAGGTCAGCCAGGAATCTCCGCACCGGCTAAGCGTAGTCCGGCGCCTGCAGTTCGCGAGTCGCACCGACCATGCCTCGCAGCCCGGCCTCCAGGAAGCGCACGACGGCGTCCGCGTCAGTGTCGCGCTCGATCGCCAGGCTGATCAGGGCCTCCTCGGCGTAGGATACCCAGGCGCGCAGGGCCACGCGAAGCATGGCGGTGTCCTCGAATCCCAGCTCGATGAACGCGTCCCGGAGACGTTCCGCATTGAGCTCACGGGATTCGTCCACCACGGTCCGCACGGCTGGATCTCCACTGGCGATGCCGCGGACCAGCGAATAGAAGGTGCCACGGTGCTGCTGCACGAATTGGGTGATCCTCAGCAGGGTCTCGTGGACCCGCTCCCGGGGCGGCAGCTCGAGGCGCGGTGCGGTGGCGACCAGAAGGCTGTCCCGGGCTTTCGTCACGACGGCCAGATGCATCCCCTGGCGCGTCTCGAAATAGTGGAACAGCAGAGGGCGTGAGACTCCGGCCCGGCGGGCCAGCTCATCCATGGTCAGCTCGTCGAGGGAATGGTCGGCCAGGAAATTGACGCCGGTGGCGATCAGCTGGGCCCGGCGTTCCTCGGGGCTCAGGCGGACTCGCTGCACTTCGGACACCCTCTGAGTCTACTGACGCAGGCCGCTCTGAACGCCACGGAACGCCTGACGACACCAGCCCCGCCCCCGTCGTTTCTCCCCCGCCCGGCAGAGCCCGCCCCGGTGGACCACTATTGACTCGTAGTCAACTAAAAAGTTATCTTCATCACATGCGCGCCGCCGAAGGGGTCGGCGCCCGTTCCAGGAGGTCCGATGAAATTCCCCAGGTCTGAGCGTCTCCGTAAGATCAGTTCCTCGCACGCCGGGCGCATCGTGCTCGTCGCGGTCCCGGCGGCTCTCGCCGCCACCACCCTGATGGGCGGCATCGCCCAGGGCGCGGTCCCCGTCTCCTTCGCCGTCTCCGGCAGCCAGTTCCAGATCGGCGCCTCGTCGCTGGAGGGCACCGGCTTCTCCCAGTACGCGGGAGTCGCCCGGGACACCGAAGGAAAGAACCACACCGTGGCCATCGCCAACATCAAGAGCGCCACGCTGAGCGACCTCTGCCAGGCCGTCACCACCGACACCCCCCTCGGTAAGGTCGGCGTGCTTATCAAGGCCGGTGGCGGCGGATCCCCCGCCTCCGCTTCCGACCTGCAGATCGGCATGACCGGCCTGAAGGGCGACGCGTCCTTCGGCAAGATCCGCATCGGCGTGGATGCCTCCACCGTCAACACCGCGGCGAAGGGTACCCCCGGCGACTTCGCCCAGGACGCCGACACCGTCACCATCAAGAACCTCGAACAGACCGCCTGGAGCACCCAGGCCTCCGTCTTCACCCTCACCGGGATGAAGCTGGAGCTGACGGACGGGTCCAAGGGATGCTTCTGAGCGGCGACAGCGCACTGGCGGAGAACGGGCTGACACCGCAGGCCCCTCGCAGGTCCCGGCGAGCCGGCGCCACCCGGCCCGAGCGGCACACGGCAGAGAGGCACACCACCGCCCCGGTCGCGGAGTCCCGCACGGAGCCGACCGAGCCCCTGGAACCCGTGGAGTCGCTCCTGGCGTCCGAGTCCGTGGACGCGCCCGAAGCGGCCACCGCCCCCGCGGAGAGCGATTTCCGGACCTGGCGGAAGGAGCGGCCGTTCATCGGCGGTCTGCTCGTGGCGCTCGGCGGCGTGGAGATGTTCTTCTCCGGACAGCTGGA
The nucleotide sequence above comes from Arthrobacter woluwensis. Encoded proteins:
- a CDS encoding TetR/AcrR family transcriptional regulator, translating into MSEVQRVRLSPEERRAQLIATGVNFLADHSLDELTMDELARRAGVSRPLLFHYFETRQGMHLAVVTKARDSLLVATAPRLELPPRERVHETLLRITQFVQQHRGTFYSLVRGIASGDPAVRTVVDESRELNAERLRDAFIELGFEDTAMLRVALRAWVSYAEEALISLAIERDTDADAVVRFLEAGLRGMVGATRELQAPDYA
- the efeO gene encoding iron uptake system protein EfeO; translated protein: MPASPRRALSSLAALAIVAPLALTACTDNAKPAAGATDGPISVSSTDKECTLSAATAKSGHLTFDVKNDGQQVTEFYLLAEDGLRIVGEVENIGPGLSRKLVVTAPEGKYLTACKPGMQGEGIRAAFTVEASGTTASVDSDTKALLDTATKQYVSYVKDQTEQLLTGTKAFAAAYASGDAAKARSLYASVRMHWERIEPVAESFGDLDPSLDLREADLEKGQQWTGWHKAEKDLFPPKGYTALTAAERQKLSQKLVTDTQTLFERTRTLTLTPDKLGNGAKELLDEVATGKVTGEEEIWSHTDLWDFQANVDGARIAYQNLRPVVALKKPELAKTLDQRFAALQTELDKYKVGDGFKYYNELTPDQVKQLAALVDALGEPLGQLTAAVVL
- a CDS encoding DUF6230 family protein translates to MKFPRSERLRKISSSHAGRIVLVAVPAALAATTLMGGIAQGAVPVSFAVSGSQFQIGASSLEGTGFSQYAGVARDTEGKNHTVAIANIKSATLSDLCQAVTTDTPLGKVGVLIKAGGGGSPASASDLQIGMTGLKGDASFGKIRIGVDASTVNTAAKGTPGDFAQDADTVTIKNLEQTAWSTQASVFTLTGMKLELTDGSKGCF
- the htpX gene encoding zinc metalloprotease HtpX encodes the protein MHQHHNGLKTAALFGVLWAVLLGLGALIGFWTRSAAPIWIMALIGVATTFYSYWNSDKIAIRSMQAVEIPEAQAPELYRVVRELSQTAGQPMPRIYISPTMTPNAFATGRNPKHAAVCVTHGIVQLLNDRELRGVLGHELMHVYNRDILTSSVAAAVAGVITSVAQFMMFFGGGSRDGERNMNPLAAIAMALLAPFAASLIQMAISRTREYDADEDGAKLTGDPLALASALSKIERGVSQYPLPAEQTLVNTSHLMIANPFRGANVAKLFATHPPMKERIARLERMAGR
- the efeB gene encoding iron uptake transporter deferrochelatase/peroxidase subunit, with translation MPEQDSTPVPPAASQETTSQETAGVPSSSGPRVSRRGLLTTASLVGAGAIGAAASYAVTRPSGADAQPAATAVVPFHGEHQAGIVTPVQDRLHIAAFDVTATSRDDVIGLLKDWTAAAEAMAAGREAGEGGAVGGDYEAPPSDTGEAMGLSASNLTITFGFGRSFFVTDDGAPRFGLSGRLPEALIELPHFPGDQLEPQRTGGDLVIQACADDPQVAVHAIRNLSRIAFGRARLRWSQLGFGRTSSTSTSQQTPRNLFGFKDGTANLKAEEPEQLSENVWVAPGGKPGEQWMAGGSYLVARRIRMHIEVWDRTSLGEQEAVIGRTKSTGAPLSGGQEFTEPNFEAKGRGDAPLIAMDSHVRLAHAATNKGVKMLRRGFNFTDGNDSLGRLDAGLFFIAFVRDPRTQFVPMQNRLASRDRLSVEYLKHTGSGLFAVPPGIKPGEYVGQGLFS
- a CDS encoding MFS transporter, whose product is MRRFLADLTPLRESPAFKRLWIGTAVSNAGSQLTVVALSLEVYKITQESSYVGLLSVFALVPLVIAGLFGGSVADVYDRRTVAIVASAALWLSALGLAVQAWLHLENVWLLFALAAVQSAALGINAPARSAMIPLLVRPELLASANALNMITFGLSTMVGPLLGGFLVASLGFEWTYTLDAISYFVVMWALLRLPAMPPEGAPRTVGVASVLEGFRFLGTRPNVRMTFILDLIAMISCQPRALLPAIGAVMLGGGETTVGILLAAFALGAFLAGLFSGPLNHVRKQGAAVVFSIMAWGASLGAFGLMVVLAGDGGRQGVTVWLLPAALCCAAAGVADSISAVFRSTILQAATPDEFRGRLQGVFIVVVAGGPRLGDMLAGGATTWFREGWVLLVGGLVCIVVTWAVSRAQRGFLAYDARNPVP
- a CDS encoding DUF6114 domain-containing protein — its product is MLLSGDSALAENGLTPQAPRRSRRAGATRPERHTAERHTTAPVAESRTEPTEPLEPVESLLASESVDAPEAATAPAESDFRTWRKERPFIGGLLVALGGVEMFFSGQLDIGHLHVQLGIEGLQATIIPIALLLLGILAMTMPDHHVFYGVIALAVAVYSLVGVNLGGFLIGMLLAGTGGVLVAAWMRRSPAPQGEPAS